The Natronosporangium hydrolyticum nucleotide sequence GTCGGTTGGAACGCCGGCACGGCGCCGGCACCTTCGTCGCCGAGCCCAAGATTGCGCAGGGGCTTGCGGTCACCTCGTTCTCGGAGGACATGCGGCAGCGCGGTTCGGTGCCGGCGAGCCGCACCCTCGCCGTGGACGAGGTGCTCGCCGGGGCCCAGCTGGGCCGCCGGTTGGAGATCTCCCCCGGCGACCGGGTGACCCGGGTGGCGCGGCTGCGGCTGGCCGACGACGCGCCGATGGCGCTGGAGACGCTGCATGTGCCCCAGTCGGTCGCCCCCGACCTGACCGGCGAGATGCTCGACAACCAGTCCTTCTACGAGCTGCTCGGCGCCCGGTACGGAGTGGCGTTGGCGCGGGGTCGGCAGACCATCGAGGCGACCGTCACCGACGAGGCGGAGTCGGAGATCCTTGAGGTGCCGCTGCACTCGCCCGCCTTCCTTTTCGAGCGGATCTCCCACGCCACCGACGGTCGGGTGGTGGAGTTCGTCCGGTCGGTCTACCGGGGCGACCGGTACCAGTTCGCGCTGGATCTGCACCCGGACCGGGGGCGGCTGGAGCGGGCCGACCGGTCGCCGGCCCCCGCGGCTGGGGGGCCCTGATGCCGGTGCTCGCGGTGGATGCCGGCCGCACGCACTGCCGGGCGGCGTATTTTCCCACCCCGGACGCGTGCGACCCGGAGTCGGTGGTGACCGTGGCCAGCGAGGGCACGCTCGCCGACCCGGCGGGGGCAAGCCGGGTCGCGGCGAGAGTCGTGACCGCGTTGGCGACCCTCGGGCGGTGGCCGCACGAGACCCCGAGCACCCTGGTGGTGGCGGCCGCCGGCTGCCTCTCGCGGCCGGCCGCGGCGGCCGGGCTTGCCGAGCAGCTGGCGGGGGCGCTGGCGACCCCGTCCCGGTGGGGGCTGGGCGCCGGCACGGATCGGCTCGTGGTTGCCGACATCGTGGTCACGAGCGATGTGGTCGCCGCCCACGCCAGCGCCTTCGCGGGCGCCGCCGGTGTGGTGCTGGCGGTGGGCACCGGGGCGGTGGCGCTGGCGGTGGCGGAGAACGGGGAGCACACGGTGGTCGACGGCGCCGGCTACCTGTTCGGCGATGCCGGCGGCGGTTTCTGGATCGGTCGGTCGGGTCTGGCGGCGGCGCTACGCCACGGTGAGGGCCGGGCTGGCGGGTCGGCGGCGCTGGCCGAGGCGGCTACGGCCTCGTTCGCTCCGCCCGGTGGCACGCTGCGGGACGGGGTGACGGCGCTGTACGGGGAGGCTGACCCGACGAGCCGGGTGGCTCGGGTGGCGTCGTTCGCACCGGCTGTCGCCGTCGCTACTCGGGGCGGGGACGAGGTGGCGGCCGCGATCTGGCGGGACGCCGTCGCCGAGCTGGCGGAGACCGCGGCGGCCGGGTGCGTGGTGCTGCCGGCGGAGCAGCGCCGGGTGGCGTTGGTCGGGTCGATGTTCGAGGTTGCGGATCTGCTCACCGCGCCGCTGCGGCGGCGGCTGGCGGAGCGGGTCGGCGACGTCGAGGTACGTACGGGTGCCGGTGATGGCCTGGCCGGCGCGGCCCGGCTTGCTCGGCGTCCGGTGGGTGGGTACGACCCGCTGTTGCGTTCTTGTGCGGTCGGCGCCCCCGCCGACCCGGATGGGGCGCCGGCTCTCGGGCTGGACGTGCCGGGGCGGGCAGCGGCCGGAACTGCGGAATCGAGGAGGGAGATCGGGTGAATTACCGACGGAGAACCGGGGCAGGGCTGGTCAGCGGCGCCGCCGCGCTGGCCTTGGTGCTGGCGGGCTGCGGCGACGGTGACGGTGGTGACAGCGACTCGTTGACCGTTTGGATCATGGAGCCGGGCAACCCGGAGGTGCAGGCGACCATCGATGGCTTCGGCGAGACTTTCGAGGAGGAGCACGGGGTCAGCGTCACCATCGAGTATGTCCCCTGGCCGGACGCGCATACGCAGCTGACCACCGCGATCGCCGGTGGCCAGGTGCCGGATGTGGCCGAGTTGGGCAACACGATGACGCCGGAGTTCGCCGAGGCGGGCGCGTTCGCAGAGGTGGAGTCGCCGGACGGGGCCGAGTATGTGGACGGGCTGGCCGCGTCGAGCGTCGTCGACGGCGTGAACTACGGCTACCCGTGGTACGCCGGGGCCCGGGCGCTGATCTACCGCACCGACGTCTTCGAAGAGGCCGGGGTGGACGTGCCCCAGAGCTGGGACGAGGTGCTCGAGGTCGGCGACACGATCGCCGACGAGGTGGATGACATCGCCCCGATCCACGTGGCCGGTGCCTACCAGCACATGAACCAGCCGCTGGTGTGGGGCGCCGGTGGCGAGATCGCCGCCCAGCAGGGCGACGAGTGGGTGCCGGGCTACGACTCCCCGGAGGGCCACGAGGCGCTGGAGTTCTTTGTGGAGCTGTGGGAGCGGGACTGGTCGCCGGAGGGCGCGGTCACCTGGAACTCCGCAG carries:
- a CDS encoding extracellular solute-binding protein — encoded protein: MNYRRRTGAGLVSGAAALALVLAGCGDGDGGDSDSLTVWIMEPGNPEVQATIDGFGETFEEEHGVSVTIEYVPWPDAHTQLTTAIAGGQVPDVAELGNTMTPEFAEAGAFAEVESPDGAEYVDGLAASSVVDGVNYGYPWYAGARALIYRTDVFEEAGVDVPQSWDEVLEVGDTIADEVDDIAPIHVAGAYQHMNQPLVWGAGGEIAAQQGDEWVPGYDSPEGHEALEFFVELWERDWSPEGAVTWNSADVREAFANEQSAMMVGGGWDLRVILDDNPDLDGNVGVALMPAGPGGSRDVFAGGSHLAVFEESENQDLAKEFAEFMIETEQATEFADQIGFLPGTVEGVDAAVGGDPLFGVFGEQFVDHSRAYPVAGWWGSVEGTGAIPDEFQKLMLGDVTVPEAAANIDAALAGAIG
- a CDS encoding GntR family transcriptional regulator encodes the protein MRNAKYHSIRDEILDLVEELNVGDALPPERVLAPRFAVSRMTLRRAVEELVREGRLERRHGAGTFVAEPKIAQGLAVTSFSEDMRQRGSVPASRTLAVDEVLAGAQLGRRLEISPGDRVTRVARLRLADDAPMALETLHVPQSVAPDLTGEMLDNQSFYELLGARYGVALARGRQTIEATVTDEAESEILEVPLHSPAFLFERISHATDGRVVEFVRSVYRGDRYQFALDLHPDRGRLERADRSPAPAAGGP
- a CDS encoding BadF/BadG/BcrA/BcrD ATPase family protein — its product is MPVLAVDAGRTHCRAAYFPTPDACDPESVVTVASEGTLADPAGASRVAARVVTALATLGRWPHETPSTLVVAAAGCLSRPAAAAGLAEQLAGALATPSRWGLGAGTDRLVVADIVVTSDVVAAHASAFAGAAGVVLAVGTGAVALAVAENGEHTVVDGAGYLFGDAGGGFWIGRSGLAAALRHGEGRAGGSAALAEAATASFAPPGGTLRDGVTALYGEADPTSRVARVASFAPAVAVATRGGDEVAAAIWRDAVAELAETAAAGCVVLPAEQRRVALVGSMFEVADLLTAPLRRRLAERVGDVEVRTGAGDGLAGAARLARRPVGGYDPLLRSCAVGAPADPDGAPALGLDVPGRAAAGTAESRREIG